From the Budorcas taxicolor isolate Tak-1 chromosome 1, Takin1.1, whole genome shotgun sequence genome, one window contains:
- the IQCF3 gene encoding IQ domain-containing protein F3 — protein MGSKCSKPEPDNDDLEKERKRKLLLAKQRQIARMKAAGKIQAWWRGTLVRRTLLAAALRAWMIQCWWRTVLWRKLYKRRQNSLKIYIIQEQAAVKLQSWVRMWQCHQRYCQVCNAVCILQAPKSCFTFQTSDVSQAQYGGAFNQPEFHIEILSI, from the exons ATGGGCAGTAAATGCTCT AAGCCTGAACCTGATAATGACGAtctagagaaagagaggaaaaggaag TTGCTTCTTGCAAAACAACGTCAGATAGCAAGGATGAAGGCGGCTGGGAAGATACAGGCCTGGTGGCGTGGAACCCTGGTACGTAGGACCCTGCTGGCAGCCGCCCTCAGGGCCTGGATGATTCAGTGCTGGTGGAGAACAGTCCTGTGGAGGAAGTTGTATAAGCGACGGCAGAACTCACTGAAGATCTATATAATCCAGGAGCAGGCAGCAGTCAAGCTCCAGTCCTGGGTTCGCATGTGGCAGTGCCATCAACGTTACTGCCAAGTGTGCAACGCTGTATGCATACTACAAGCTCCAAAGAGCTGTTTCACCTTTCAGACCAGTGATGTTTCACAGGCACAATACGGGGGTGCTTTCAACCAGCCAGAGTTCCATATTGAAATCCTATCAATCTAA
- the LOC128054580 gene encoding IQ domain-containing protein F5-like, with protein sequence MNMKVEKEKTEKPPPSKPKTSPSKPKALPKKEGEEQKTIKIQAWWRGTLVRRTLLHAALRACIIQYWWRQRLEGLLEKKRLSVLEYYAREKWAVIKLQSWVRMWCIRVRYCRLLHAVRIIQVYWRWHNCHTRGIFRGSYELTASQLGLELEICLESHICRITDCIPFPIKN encoded by the exons ATGAACatgaaagtagaaaaggaaaagacagaaaaacctCCACCCTCCAAACCAAAAACTTCACCCTCTAAACCAAAA GCCCTCCCTAAAAAGGAAGGTGAAGaacagaaaactataaagatTCAGGCCTGGTGGCGGGGCACCCTGGTGCGCAGGACACTGCTGCATGCAGCACTCAGAGCGTGTATCATTCAGTACTGGTGGAGACAGAGGCTGGAAGGGCTACTGGAGAAGAAGCGATTGTCTGTGCTAGAGTATTATGCTCGGGAAAAATGGGCAGTGATCAAGCTACAGTCCTGGGTTCGCATGTGGTGCATCCGGGTTCGTTACTGCCGTTTGCTCCACGCTGTCCGCATCATCCAAGTCTACTGGCGCTGGCATAATTGCCATACCCGTGGCATTTTTAGGGGCAGCTATGAACTCACAGCAAGCCAGCTGGGACTTGAGCTTGAGATCTGTCTGGAATCACACATCTGTCGGATTACGGACTGCATCCCCTTCCCAATAAAGAACTGA